A stretch of the Paenibacillus dendritiformis genome encodes the following:
- the nagE gene encoding N-acetylglucosamine-specific PTS transporter subunit IIBC: MLGFLQKIGRALMLPVATLPAAAILLRFGAIDYVNEFHFGATVGGFMNQYVAPYLLAGGDTIFKQLPLIFAVGVAIGLAGDAVAALAAVIAHVILQQVLATTPKVFAFIPDELVLDMGVLGGILTGCLAAFMYKRYHNIKLPDWLGFFGGKRFVPIVTSLSILVLGIPVAIIWGPIQQAIDAFGNWVVSLEAIGSGIFMVVNRLLIPTGLHHIINNVAWFQIGSFEYAGEVYRGDIARFFHHDPTAGMFMTGFFPIMMFALPGAALAIIHTAKPERRKIVSSAFVSVAVASFLTGITEPIEFAFMFVAPVLYVVHALLAGLSGVITAVLGIKHGFGFSAGFIDYALNFGLATKPLLLIPIGLVYFAVYYFLFRFMIVKLNLKTPGREDDAEASEEEEKGAANSSLHDKAVKVLELIGGKDNITSLDACITRLRLTLKDESLVDEKGLKGQGAAGVMRLGKGNVQVVFGTQSELLKEEMKKL, encoded by the coding sequence ATGCTAGGCTTTTTGCAGAAAATTGGCCGTGCCCTCATGCTGCCAGTCGCAACACTGCCTGCAGCAGCCATCTTGCTGCGCTTCGGCGCGATCGATTATGTCAATGAGTTTCATTTTGGCGCTACGGTCGGCGGCTTTATGAACCAGTACGTCGCGCCGTATTTGCTGGCGGGCGGCGACACGATCTTCAAGCAGCTGCCGCTGATCTTTGCGGTAGGCGTAGCGATCGGTCTGGCCGGCGATGCGGTTGCGGCGTTGGCTGCCGTCATCGCGCATGTCATCCTGCAGCAGGTGTTGGCCACGACGCCGAAAGTATTCGCATTTATTCCGGATGAATTGGTGCTTGATATGGGCGTGCTTGGCGGGATCTTGACAGGTTGTCTCGCGGCGTTCATGTACAAACGGTATCATAATATCAAGCTCCCGGATTGGCTTGGCTTCTTCGGGGGCAAACGGTTCGTTCCGATCGTTACTTCTCTGTCGATTCTCGTGCTCGGGATTCCGGTCGCTATTATCTGGGGTCCGATTCAACAAGCGATTGACGCGTTCGGGAACTGGGTCGTCAGTCTGGAAGCGATCGGTTCCGGCATTTTCATGGTCGTCAACCGGCTGCTCATTCCGACAGGCTTGCATCATATTATCAATAACGTCGCCTGGTTCCAGATCGGATCGTTCGAGTATGCGGGAGAGGTGTACCGCGGCGATATTGCGCGCTTCTTCCACCACGATCCGACGGCGGGCATGTTCATGACCGGGTTCTTCCCGATTATGATGTTCGCCCTGCCGGGGGCCGCGCTGGCGATTATTCATACGGCGAAGCCGGAACGGCGCAAGATCGTGTCTTCTGCCTTCGTCAGCGTCGCCGTCGCTTCGTTCCTGACCGGGATTACCGAGCCGATTGAATTCGCCTTCATGTTCGTGGCGCCGGTGCTGTATGTCGTGCATGCGCTGCTGGCCGGCTTGTCCGGCGTCATTACGGCGGTTCTTGGCATTAAGCACGGGTTCGGCTTCTCGGCCGGCTTTATCGACTATGCGCTGAACTTCGGCCTTGCGACGAAGCCGCTGCTGCTCATTCCGATCGGTCTCGTCTACTTCGCCGTCTACTACTTCCTGTTCCGCTTCATGATCGTGAAGCTGAACCTGAAGACGCCGGGACGGGAGGATGACGCCGAGGCTTCCGAGGAAGAGGAGAAGGGAGCGGCGAATTCGAGCTTGCATGACAAAGCCGTCAAAGTGCTGGAGCTGATCGGCGGCAAGGATAACATCACATCTCTCGATGCCTGCATCACCCGCCTGCGGCTGACGCTGAAGGATGAGTCGCTCGTCGACGAGAAGGGGCTGAAGGGGCAAGGCGCCGCCGGCGTCATGCGCCTGGGCAAAGGCAATGTTCAGGTCGTCTTCGGCACGCAGTCCGAGCTGCTGAAGGAAGAAATGAAGAAGCTGTAA
- the ptsG gene encoding glucose-specific PTS transporter subunit IIBC — MNNFFEKAQRFGKSFMLPIAVLPAAGLLLGIGGALSNPNTVSTYPFLDVPWLQHVFTIMSSAGSIVFANLALLFAIGVAVGLARADKGTAGLAAGLAYLVMNATISAMLVITGNLAADNLASVGQGMVLGIQTLETGVFGGVIIGLVTSILHNRYNKIQLPQFLGFFGGSRFIPIVTSFAAIFVGVVMYFVWPLIQSVIFQAGGLVEATGYIGTLFYGFILRLLGPLGLHHIFYMPFWTTGLGGSMEVGGQLVEGTQKIFFAQLADPSTEKFFIGTARFMSGRFITMMFGLLGAALAIYHTAKPEKKKVVFGLMLSAALTSFLTGITEPLEFSFLFIAPFLYVIHAFFDGLAFMLAHIFQITIGQTFSGGLIDFILFGMLQGQAKTNWLMVPVIGVVWFCLYYFTFRFLIVKFNLKTPGREEEAEGGAAKGGDASAEEASAGEARAKAVVQALGGQDNIKDLDCCATRLRVSVFQVDGVQEDKLKETGAKAVIVKGNGVQVIYGPQVTIIKNEIEEYMGES, encoded by the coding sequence ATGAACAACTTCTTTGAGAAAGCGCAGCGATTTGGCAAATCATTTATGCTCCCTATTGCGGTCCTTCCTGCTGCAGGACTTTTGCTGGGTATCGGCGGGGCGCTGTCCAATCCGAATACGGTGAGCACCTATCCGTTCCTGGATGTGCCTTGGCTGCAGCATGTCTTCACGATTATGAGCAGCGCGGGAAGCATCGTGTTCGCCAACCTGGCGCTGCTGTTCGCCATCGGCGTCGCCGTCGGCCTGGCCCGGGCGGACAAAGGAACGGCAGGTCTCGCGGCCGGGCTTGCCTACCTGGTCATGAACGCGACGATTAGCGCCATGCTCGTCATTACAGGCAACCTGGCGGCGGATAATCTCGCTTCCGTCGGCCAAGGCATGGTTCTGGGCATCCAGACGCTGGAAACCGGCGTGTTCGGCGGCGTCATTATCGGTCTGGTCACCTCGATTCTTCATAATCGTTATAATAAAATTCAATTGCCGCAGTTTTTGGGATTTTTCGGAGGGTCGCGTTTTATCCCGATCGTGACCTCGTTTGCCGCGATTTTCGTCGGCGTCGTGATGTACTTCGTCTGGCCCTTGATTCAGTCCGTTATTTTCCAGGCGGGCGGGCTGGTGGAAGCGACGGGCTATATCGGCACCTTGTTCTACGGGTTCATCCTGCGTTTGCTTGGGCCGCTCGGCTTGCACCACATCTTCTACATGCCTTTCTGGACGACGGGTCTCGGTGGCTCGATGGAAGTCGGCGGGCAATTGGTTGAAGGGACGCAGAAAATTTTCTTCGCCCAGTTGGCGGATCCGAGCACAGAGAAATTTTTCATCGGTACGGCACGCTTCATGTCCGGCCGCTTTATTACGATGATGTTTGGCTTGCTGGGCGCCGCATTGGCGATCTATCACACCGCCAAGCCGGAGAAGAAGAAAGTGGTCTTCGGTCTGATGCTGTCCGCCGCGCTGACGTCATTCCTGACAGGAATTACGGAGCCGCTCGAATTTTCGTTCTTGTTCATCGCGCCGTTCCTGTATGTCATTCATGCGTTTTTTGACGGCTTGGCTTTCATGCTGGCGCATATTTTCCAGATTACGATCGGGCAGACCTTCTCCGGAGGCTTGATTGACTTTATTCTCTTCGGGATGCTGCAGGGTCAAGCCAAGACCAACTGGTTGATGGTTCCGGTCATCGGCGTCGTCTGGTTCTGCCTGTACTATTTCACGTTCCGGTTCTTGATTGTCAAGTTCAACTTGAAAACGCCGGGCCGCGAGGAAGAAGCGGAGGGCGGAGCAGCCAAGGGCGGGGATGCGTCCGCGGAAGAAGCGTCTGCCGGAGAGGCGAGAGCCAAGGCCGTCGTTCAGGCGCTTGGCGGACAGGACAATATTAAAGATTTGGATTGCTGCGCCACCCGCCTTCGCGTCTCGGTATTCCAGGTGGATGGCGTTCAGGAGGATAAACTGAAGGAAACCGGAGCCAAGGCGGTCATTGTGAAAGGCAACGGCGTCCAGGTCATTTACGGGCCGCAGGTCACGATTATCAAAAACGAAATCGAGGAATATATGGGAGAATCCTAA
- a CDS encoding PTS sugar transporter subunit IIA, whose product MFGFGKKKKTISVVAPITGKAVSLEQVEDPAFAQKIIGDGVAIEPEQGVLVAPFDGHVIHLIDSHHSLVLGHESGLELLFHIGVNTVSLKGEPFTPHVKSGDKVKQGDVLIEFDMEKIRAAGLPVITPVVVANGDAVEELKTKLGPVKANETEIMEIVMKK is encoded by the coding sequence ATGTTTGGATTTGGCAAGAAGAAGAAAACGATATCGGTCGTTGCACCTATAACAGGCAAAGCCGTCTCTCTCGAACAAGTGGAGGATCCGGCATTCGCCCAAAAAATTATCGGAGACGGCGTGGCGATTGAGCCGGAGCAAGGAGTGCTGGTCGCTCCGTTCGACGGACACGTCATCCATCTGATTGATTCCCATCATTCGCTCGTGCTGGGGCATGAATCGGGGCTCGAGCTGCTGTTCCATATCGGAGTGAATACGGTGTCTCTGAAGGGCGAACCGTTCACCCCGCATGTGAAGTCGGGAGACAAAGTGAAGCAGGGCGATGTCTTGATCGAGTTCGATATGGAGAAGATTCGCGCAGCCGGCCTTCCTGTCATCACGCCGGTCGTCGTGGCGAACGGCGATGCGGTCGAAGAATTGAAGACGAAGCTGGGTCCGGTCAAGGCGAATGAGACCGAAATTATGGAAATCGTCATGAAAAAATAG
- the ptsP gene encoding phosphoenolpyruvate--protein phosphotransferase: MLLQGIAAASGYAIGQAFVLQELEASVERIDIAPGEADAEVKRLQNAVAQSKDELEKIKTSTAARLGEHEAEIFATHQLLLEDEEFIGQAIAQIRAMNVNAEYALHEVTEQLVAIFAGMDDEYLRERAADFRDVSKRVQRHLSGAKAASLNDFAEAVVLFANDLTPSDTAQLDRSKVAGFVTETGGRTSHSAIMARSMEIPAVVGLTDAMSSVNTGQMVIVDGSSGIVLIDPDADTLAAYREKKEKFELRREEMKQYKDRPSVTADGHRVELVANIGNPQDALGARNHGAEGVGLFRTEFLYMGRDNFPSEEEQYHAYTAVCQTMGPEKPIVIRTLDIGGDKELSYLELPKEMNPFLGYRAIRLCLDRKDLFKTQLRAILRASAHGNIKLMYPMIATITELREANELLAEARQELDAEGVAYNREMEVGIMIEVPAAAIAADQLAEEVDFFSIGTNDLVQYTMAADRMNQQVSHLSQPFHPSVLRLIKMVIDAAHSRGKWAGMCGEMAGNLKAIPLLLGLGLDEFSMSASSVLPARVLMSKLDREAMKPLAEEALRLTTAEEIQYLVVERIPAIQELTI, encoded by the coding sequence ATGCTGCTACAAGGGATTGCCGCCGCCTCCGGCTATGCTATCGGGCAAGCGTTTGTCCTGCAGGAGTTGGAAGCTTCGGTGGAGCGGATAGACATCGCGCCCGGCGAAGCGGATGCAGAAGTGAAGCGGCTTCAGAATGCGGTTGCACAGTCGAAGGATGAACTGGAGAAGATAAAGACAAGCACGGCGGCCCGGCTCGGAGAACATGAGGCGGAGATCTTCGCTACGCATCAGCTCTTGCTGGAGGATGAGGAATTCATCGGGCAGGCGATCGCGCAGATTCGCGCCATGAACGTGAACGCCGAATATGCGCTGCATGAGGTGACCGAGCAGCTGGTCGCGATCTTTGCCGGCATGGATGATGAATATTTGCGCGAGCGGGCAGCCGACTTCCGGGATGTCAGCAAGCGGGTGCAGCGGCATCTATCCGGGGCCAAGGCGGCTTCGCTGAACGATTTCGCCGAAGCGGTCGTCCTGTTCGCCAATGATCTGACGCCATCCGATACGGCGCAGCTCGATCGGTCCAAGGTGGCCGGATTCGTGACGGAGACGGGCGGACGCACGTCGCACTCCGCGATTATGGCCCGCTCGATGGAGATTCCGGCGGTGGTCGGGCTGACGGATGCGATGAGCAGCGTCAACACGGGCCAGATGGTCATTGTGGACGGCTCCAGCGGCATCGTGCTGATCGATCCCGATGCCGACACGTTGGCTGCCTACCGGGAGAAGAAGGAGAAATTCGAGCTGCGCCGGGAAGAGATGAAGCAGTACAAGGATCGGCCTTCGGTGACCGCGGACGGCCATCGGGTCGAGCTGGTCGCGAATATCGGGAACCCGCAGGATGCGCTCGGCGCCCGGAATCACGGGGCGGAAGGCGTCGGCCTGTTCCGCACGGAGTTCCTCTATATGGGCCGCGACAACTTCCCATCGGAAGAGGAGCAGTATCACGCTTATACGGCGGTCTGCCAGACGATGGGACCGGAGAAGCCGATTGTCATCCGGACGCTCGATATCGGAGGAGACAAGGAATTGTCTTATCTGGAGCTGCCGAAGGAGATGAACCCGTTCCTTGGCTATCGTGCGATTCGGCTCTGTCTTGACCGCAAGGATCTGTTCAAGACGCAGTTGAGAGCCATTCTTCGCGCCAGCGCGCACGGCAACATCAAGCTGATGTACCCGATGATCGCGACGATTACCGAGCTGCGGGAAGCCAACGAACTGCTCGCCGAAGCGCGGCAGGAGCTGGATGCGGAAGGCGTGGCATATAACCGCGAGATGGAAGTCGGTATTATGATCGAGGTGCCGGCCGCGGCGATTGCCGCCGACCAGCTGGCCGAAGAAGTCGATTTCTTCTCGATCGGCACCAATGACCTCGTTCAATATACGATGGCCGCCGATCGCATGAACCAGCAGGTGTCGCATCTGTCGCAGCCGTTCCATCCGTCCGTCCTGCGGTTGATTAAGATGGTCATCGATGCGGCGCACAGCCGCGGCAAATGGGCCGGCATGTGCGGAGAGATGGCCGGCAATCTCAAGGCGATTCCGCTGCTGCTCGGCCTCGGTCTGGATGAGTTCAGCATGAGCGCCAGTTCGGTTCTTCCGGCCCGCGTGCTGATGAGCAAGCTCGATCGGGAAGCGATGAAGCCGTTGGCCGAGGAAGCGCTGCGGCTGACCACGGCCGAAGAGATCCAATATCTTGTCGTCGAACGCATTCCGGCGATTCAGGAGCTTACTATATAA
- a CDS encoding DeoR/GlpR family DNA-binding transcription regulator, with amino-acid sequence MSETLSKGEQRRRQILQRLKQNGRITIPEIIEHFDCSEATARRDLDVLERKGELIRTIGGAIFEGAGAIREVPFVEKRQLLWLEKEAIAKRALDFIEEGDSICLTGGTTTFLIAKLLKERQGITVVTNAVNIAMELSDCDGIQVVVIGGVMRSNSFELCGPLAERTIEHLNIEKLFMGIDGFSPAKGITTYSELEAQTAQMLMRQAQQTIAVFDHTKVGKASLFSVASIEELTACITDHELPEEMASALEQAGIACYYAQLPD; translated from the coding sequence ATGAGTGAGACGTTATCCAAAGGCGAGCAGCGCCGCAGGCAGATTTTACAGCGGTTGAAGCAGAATGGCCGCATTACGATTCCGGAGATTATCGAGCATTTCGATTGCTCGGAGGCGACGGCGCGCCGGGATTTGGACGTATTGGAGCGGAAGGGCGAGCTGATTCGCACGATCGGGGGAGCGATATTCGAAGGGGCGGGCGCGATCCGCGAGGTCCCGTTCGTCGAGAAGCGGCAGTTGTTGTGGCTGGAGAAGGAGGCCATCGCCAAGCGGGCGCTTGATTTCATTGAAGAAGGCGACAGCATCTGTCTGACCGGCGGCACGACCACCTTCCTGATCGCGAAGCTGTTGAAGGAACGGCAAGGCATTACCGTCGTCACCAACGCCGTGAACATCGCGATGGAGCTGTCGGACTGCGACGGCATTCAGGTCGTCGTCATCGGCGGCGTCATGCGGAGCAACAGCTTCGAGCTGTGCGGCCCGCTGGCGGAGCGCACGATCGAGCATCTGAACATCGAGAAGCTCTTCATGGGGATTGACGGTTTTTCCCCGGCGAAGGGCATTACGACATACTCCGAGCTGGAAGCGCAAACCGCACAGATGTTGATGCGGCAGGCCCAGCAGACGATCGCCGTATTCGATCATACGAAGGTCGGGAAGGCCTCACTGTTTTCGGTCGCTTCCATCGAGGAGTTGACGGCCTGCATTACGGATCACGAACTGCCCGAAGAGATGGCTTCTGCTCTCGAGCAGGCAGGAATCGCTTGTTATTATGCCCAGCTTCCGGATTGA
- a CDS encoding MATE family efflux transporter: protein MKNWKNILLLAIPSLLSFATQTVVGTINLIMVGHLGAIVIAIVGVVNIIIYNAFALFSGIGHTVNYLVAQNYGANDMRNGIRRTYIALYISALVGLLLLVSGIFFSDQILWLTTGSKEIADQGTYYLQLRIIAQAFGVVSFALHGFLRGVGDTRTSMILSIVSNVTIVTLVYALTFGHFGLPELGLNGAGYAILAGEAVGFVLALFVFFVVKHKQFHTRTWVRARASEVKELGGESFKLGLQEFSMSLSMFIFTMFVARLGTTALAANEIALNVMAFGFMPAFAFGATATIMVGQEVGRGEPLKGRRAGTDVAIMGSIFILLLGAAEFVFAEPIARLYNSTEPEVFHLAGILIMTSAFLQLFDALYNFYAGALRGIGDTTFLMRASLVTSWLIFVPLAYLFIYVFEWGSIGAWLSLYLYLMVLGLSLMVRFYRTDWSGITIRKSASAEHSAGM from the coding sequence GTGAAAAACTGGAAAAATATATTGCTGCTGGCGATCCCCTCGCTGCTCTCCTTCGCGACGCAGACGGTTGTCGGCACGATCAATCTGATTATGGTTGGCCATCTCGGCGCGATTGTCATTGCGATCGTCGGGGTGGTCAATATTATCATTTACAATGCGTTCGCCCTGTTCTCCGGCATCGGGCATACGGTTAACTATCTCGTCGCGCAGAACTATGGCGCCAATGATATGCGTAACGGGATCCGGCGCACCTATATCGCGCTCTACATCAGCGCGTTGGTCGGACTGCTGCTGCTTGTGAGCGGTATCTTTTTCTCCGATCAGATTTTGTGGCTCACGACCGGCTCGAAGGAGATCGCGGACCAGGGCACTTATTATTTGCAGCTGCGGATTATCGCGCAGGCCTTCGGCGTCGTCTCGTTCGCGCTGCACGGCTTCCTGCGGGGCGTCGGAGACACCCGCACGTCGATGATTCTGTCCATCGTCAGCAATGTGACGATTGTAACGCTCGTCTACGCGCTGACGTTTGGGCATTTCGGCCTGCCGGAATTGGGGCTGAACGGAGCGGGTTATGCGATTCTGGCCGGGGAAGCGGTCGGCTTCGTGCTGGCGCTGTTCGTCTTCTTCGTCGTGAAGCATAAGCAGTTCCATACGCGGACCTGGGTGCGCGCCCGCGCGTCCGAGGTGAAGGAGCTGGGCGGAGAGAGCTTCAAGCTCGGCCTGCAGGAATTCTCGATGAGCCTCTCCATGTTCATCTTCACGATGTTCGTCGCTCGGCTGGGCACGACCGCTCTGGCGGCCAACGAGATTGCCTTGAATGTGATGGCCTTCGGCTTCATGCCGGCGTTCGCTTTCGGCGCGACGGCGACGATCATGGTCGGGCAGGAGGTCGGGCGCGGCGAGCCGCTCAAGGGCCGGCGCGCCGGAACGGACGTCGCGATTATGGGCTCCATCTTCATCCTGCTGCTGGGCGCGGCGGAATTCGTCTTCGCGGAGCCGATTGCCCGGCTGTACAACAGCACCGAACCGGAAGTGTTCCATCTGGCCGGAATTCTGATTATGACGTCGGCGTTCCTGCAGTTGTTCGATGCGCTGTACAATTTCTACGCCGGCGCTCTGCGCGGAATCGGGGACACGACCTTCCTGATGCGCGCGTCGCTCGTGACGAGCTGGCTTATTTTCGTGCCGCTGGCTTATTTGTTCATTTATGTGTTCGAATGGGGCAGCATCGGCGCATGGCTGTCGCTGTACCTGTATTTGATGGTGCTGGGCCTCTCGCTCATGGTTCGGTTCTACCGTACCGATTGGAGCGGAATCACGATCCGGAAGTCCGCATCGGCCGAGCATTCCGCGGGAATGTAA
- a CDS encoding HPr family phosphocarrier protein, which produces MEKQFTIKNPQGVHARPAGAIMKKAAEFPDAQVSLEFKGRKVSAKSITGVLTLGMKAGDVITVSAEGDRAEQAIDAVGAVLESVLD; this is translated from the coding sequence ATGGAGAAGCAATTCACGATCAAAAATCCCCAAGGCGTGCACGCTCGTCCGGCGGGCGCCATTATGAAAAAAGCGGCCGAGTTCCCGGACGCGCAAGTGTCGTTGGAGTTCAAAGGCCGTAAAGTAAGCGCGAAAAGCATCACGGGCGTCCTGACGCTCGGCATGAAGGCCGGCGACGTCATTACGGTGTCCGCCGAAGGCGACCGGGCCGAGCAGGCGATTGATGCCGTAGGCGCGGTGTTGGAATCGGTTCTCGATTAA
- a CDS encoding SIS domain-containing protein produces MSIQDTHTYREISEQAAALQDAWNQLQRQRGWVDKYVGNAQFEEIVFIGSGSSWYQAMTMAATYRAWTGKSASAIPSSELFLFRNQTVTPSKKTLLVGVSRSGESHEVILALESVADLPNWTTCGITCHPESKMAKMTECLVSPSGAEKSTVMTKSLSSMTFLMQAGIALASGSDAACRELEAVLQSNAALVTMADDKVRAWVETHRFDKTIYLGMGALYGLALEACLKLKEMTYTWTEAYGTLEFRHGPKSIVDANTQIVLLLSEQARSYELKVAEEMKQYGATVVIITSQGGEDTAFADLVFEVGHADASDEARAVLYLPFVQYNGYYTAVTRGLNPDDPRNLTQFVAIE; encoded by the coding sequence ATGTCAATTCAAGATACGCATACGTACCGGGAAATCAGCGAGCAGGCTGCCGCGCTTCAAGACGCGTGGAATCAACTTCAGCGCCAGCGCGGATGGGTAGATAAATATGTGGGGAACGCGCAGTTCGAGGAGATTGTATTTATCGGATCCGGCTCGTCCTGGTACCAGGCGATGACGATGGCGGCCACATACCGGGCATGGACGGGCAAGAGCGCGTCCGCCATTCCTTCCTCGGAGCTGTTTCTGTTCCGCAATCAGACCGTGACACCATCCAAGAAGACGCTGCTGGTCGGCGTATCCCGTTCCGGTGAATCGCATGAAGTCATTTTGGCGCTTGAATCGGTCGCCGATTTGCCGAACTGGACGACCTGCGGCATCACATGTCATCCGGAGAGCAAGATGGCGAAGATGACGGAATGCCTCGTCTCTCCGTCGGGAGCGGAGAAGAGCACGGTCATGACCAAATCGCTCAGCAGCATGACGTTCCTCATGCAGGCGGGAATCGCGCTTGCGTCCGGCAGCGATGCGGCTTGCCGCGAGCTCGAAGCCGTATTGCAATCGAATGCGGCGTTGGTTACAATGGCGGATGACAAGGTGAGGGCATGGGTCGAAACGCATCGATTCGACAAGACGATCTACCTTGGGATGGGCGCGCTGTACGGCTTGGCGCTGGAAGCCTGCCTGAAGCTGAAGGAAATGACGTATACATGGACCGAAGCCTACGGCACGCTGGAATTCCGCCACGGCCCGAAATCGATCGTCGATGCGAATACCCAGATCGTGCTGCTGCTGTCCGAGCAAGCCCGTTCCTACGAGCTGAAGGTGGCGGAAGAGATGAAGCAGTACGGCGCGACGGTCGTCATTATTACCTCCCAAGGGGGAGAAGACACCGCATTTGCCGATCTCGTCTTCGAGGTGGGGCATGCCGATGCAAGCGATGAAGCCCGGGCGGTTTTGTATTTGCCATTTGTACAATATAATGGTTATTATACGGCGGTTACCCGCGGCTTGAACCCGGACGATCCGCGCAACTTGACCCAGTTCGTAGCCATTGAATAG
- the glcT gene encoding glucose PTS transporter transcription antiterminator GlcT — MSSERRFEIIRALSNNVVLAKEVPTDKETILMGKGIGFGAKPGQPLLFGDTRIEKTFYLDDKQNLSQYQMLFEQIDPEVIDVSEQIISLVASELTPDLNEHIHLALPSHIEYALYRLRHQIEIENPFLWEIRTLNPKEYELASRAAEIIGHQFGVEVPEDEIGFLTIHIQSAVAHVPVNNVVQHNHLLRELVGLIEERRGSPIPKDSIDYLRLVTHLRFAIERIRQGQHSRNPFRDRMQEMAPYEYEVAGECAKLMSAQLKAPVSEDETAYIAMHLYRLFHRETE; from the coding sequence TTGTCTAGCGAACGCCGCTTTGAGATTATTCGCGCCTTGAGCAACAATGTTGTGCTGGCGAAGGAAGTGCCGACGGACAAGGAGACCATTCTCATGGGAAAAGGGATCGGCTTCGGGGCGAAGCCCGGGCAGCCGCTGCTTTTTGGCGATACGCGAATTGAGAAGACGTTTTATTTGGATGATAAGCAGAATCTCTCGCAATATCAGATGCTGTTCGAGCAGATTGATCCAGAAGTGATTGATGTGTCGGAACAGATCATTTCCCTGGTGGCTTCCGAATTGACTCCCGATCTGAATGAGCATATTCACCTGGCGCTGCCGAGCCATATCGAGTATGCGCTGTACCGGCTGCGGCATCAGATCGAGATCGAAAATCCTTTTCTATGGGAAATCCGGACGCTGAATCCGAAGGAATACGAGCTCGCTTCCCGCGCTGCCGAGATCATTGGACATCAATTCGGCGTCGAGGTGCCGGAGGATGAGATCGGGTTCCTGACGATCCATATCCAATCGGCCGTCGCCCATGTCCCTGTGAACAATGTGGTCCAGCACAATCATCTGCTGCGGGAGCTGGTCGGCCTCATCGAGGAACGGCGGGGCAGTCCGATTCCGAAGGACAGCATCGATTATTTGCGGCTGGTCACCCATCTGCGCTTCGCGATAGAGCGCATCCGCCAAGGACAGCATTCCCGCAATCCGTTCCGTGACCGGATGCAGGAGATGGCTCCTTATGAATACGAGGTTGCCGGAGAATGCGCCAAGCTGATGAGCGCACAGTTGAAAGCGCCGGTGTCGGAGGACGAGACTGCCTATATTGCCATGCACTTGTACCGTCTATTCCATCGGGAGACCGAATAA